The nucleotide window GCTGTTGCAGCGGCTTATCCGATAACACAGGAAAACAAGAACGCTACCGTTCTGGTAATTAGCGGACCTGGAAATAATGGGGGTGATGGTCTGGTGTGTGCACGCCACTTATCCATGTTTGGTTATGTACCTGTCATACATTACCCTAAGCGGCCAAACAAAGTTCTTTTTGAAGGTCTTGTAATCCAGTGTGAGAAAATGGGAATTGACTTTATAACAGAAATGCCTACAAATGAAGAAATTGATACTCACTACAGATGTGTGGTGGATGCAATATTTGGATTCAGTTATAGATCAGGATCAGGCGTCCGTGCTCCCTTTGATGTTGTTTTATCAGTCTTAAAAGATCTTAAGGAAACACCAATCTGTAGCATAGATATTCCCTCTGGTTGGGATGTAGAAAGGGGCAACATCGATGGAAATGGTATTGAGCCAGATTGTCTTATTTCTCTTACTGcacccaaactgtgtgccgccgTTTTTCAAGGAAGATTCCACTACCTTGGCGGAAGATTTGTGCCAAAGGCATTGGAAGAGAAATATGATCTTTGCTTGCCAAAATTTCATGGCACTGATTGCATCCTACGCTTGTGACTAAATTATCCTATCAAAAATCACAAGCTCTAAGAGTTCTTTGATTAAAAGCTGGACGCCTTCGTTGACTGCTCTTACAGGACTCTTGTAATACTTGAGGTTTACAAGGATAAAGGTTATCTTATATTTAGGTGCTTGATGCTGATGTAAAttaattgctttttaaaagcattttaacTTTGAAACTTGAAAGTATGATATGAATGCTACAAATATAATCATGCTTTGCAACAATGTGGTCTTTAGGTTTTTGTTTCTTCACAAACCGTATAATTATCCTAAGCTGCTGTATTACAgtaattgtttttgcaatatattttgatttacttgtgtgaagattgcatgttttacaaaaaaacaaacaaattttgttgtttggaCTTTGCTGTCAATGTTGACATAGTGATAAAAAGTATTGCAACTATATAAAGATCATCCCTAATTTTTATTCAAGTCCAACTTGGTTTTCAGCTGGGTAATACGGCAATGACTCACTCATAATACTTGAGTGCAAATATTTCCAGTATTCTGTGAACTACGTAAGATAAATGTCTGCTGATATTAAACATATCAAGCGTTGCAGTATATACTTAACCTATTTGTGTGAACATGCCAACACTTGCTTTCATTTAATTTGCTCTCAATgcatattttgcttttcatttgGTTGAGTTACTAAGTTTTGCAGGAAACATACTCTAGCTCGGAAAACCTAGTTTGCTATGCTATTCACTTACAGTGTTGCATTTTTGTCACATGTAAACTAAGTTCCACTGTATATGCTGATCTTATAGATGAAGTTGAATTCAGAAAACTGGTTGTGTGGTTGGAGGATCAGAAAATACGCCACTATAAGATAGAGGATCGTGCCAAGTTAAAGAACATACAGGTTTTATGGCATTAAGCATTTATGACAATTGAGTtgatttttgatgtttttagtTGTTTGCTTCTGTTTAACACATTTACTGCCAACATAAACTGTTCTCTTAAAAAGAGAATGTTACTGCCAACCACGACCAGACTCATTATATTTTGAGTTGACTCTATGATGTTCTCTCCAACTTAGCATTGTACAGAATAAATTGCCAATCCTTGGTATCTGACAAGGTCATAAAGGTTCAATCCGTCATCCAAAACAAGTCTAAAAAATTgtattatgtatatatacatcATACTGTTTACATTACAGTACAATGAAAAACCACATATTCTCTAGCaattaacagacaaaaattgttttttttgtccagtgcaaatgtttgagtcaattttgttataatcttgatGTTCTTCTGAGCCTAATAGCGTCTGGAAATTGCTACAGTCAATGAgttataatttaaaactttctaaTTGCTATCATTATGTATATGGTACCTTTTAGCTTGAGACCTGGTCAAGTGTGTGTAATGATTACCTCAAAGCCATTTGCTGTCCATTTACTGAACGCTTGTCCCTCACTGACTGGCTACTGGGATATGCAATTCGATTAGAGTACGGTGACAATGGTGAGTTGGAAATGCAATTAACGTTTTTGGTATATAAAAATCACTAGCTTTCACATAAGTCCGTTTCTTGTGCGCCATTTTAGCTAAACAATACCAGGATATGACTGGGACAAAAGTAGCTTCTCAGAGGGAGTCAAAGCAAACCAGCTCGATTAGTAACATAGATGGTGAGTGCTTTGACAGTCAATTAGTTTTCGTTAAGGTTTGGATTCAGAATAAAGAATGTTGCTCAAAAAGaatgtttttctttagaaaataaCCCACAATTCAAGACAGGGGTTAGAAATCTTGCAAAAGTATTAAACATTCCCCTTCATGAAGACGACAAAATTACTCTTTGtgcagttttacttttggttGAAGAGCGTGTATCAGAAGTTGGAATAAAACATATGGAGAACAAAACCGCAACGGTACCTTTTAGTAGATGTGTAATATAATAGAATATATTGCAGTGTTTCCCAACCTTCTTTAGTTTGGGGGTTGGCAAAGAAATTCCGCCACACCTTAAATTGTTTGTGATTAAAAGATTGTGTCGctaatttcttgttttgtcTGAAATCCCGCGACATCCTCTTTGTGATAATTGGGATGTACAGTAGAATCCACTTAATATGACCACGGATATTATGACCATTTTGGTGTAGTCACGAATTTTGCCATATAAAACTCTCCGTTTACTATGACCAGTCTTAAGATATGTGTGTCTTAAGAAACAGTAGTGAAGCAGTTTCGGTTAATGTGATCATTCGGATATTATAACCAGAATGGTCTAGTCACAAGCACTGTTCCCTCTAAACTGCGCGCGttcgcaaatgcgcactgctgacacggtgtccgcgcacagaaaatctgtgctgcgcacaagaaaaaaatccaacctgaattgaaaataaacgcataataatgaccacagtgcgcacgtctgttgttgctcacagtggtccaagggaccgctcagggagtgaGTGTGTTTGCTCAAACTCgcgaaaaattagagggaacattggtcaCAAGGTCGTAATAAGTGGAGTCTACTGTACTGATATTATGTAATTTCCTTAATAGCATTTAGTTCACTTTTGACGCCAAACTGTAAAAatcaatatttgttttcagaaaGTTGTACCCTTGGAACAACAAGAATTGGGATTTGACACCAAGGGTGACAGTTTTTACATGCAGCTATTATGGTGTTAATTTTGTGGCCAGATATTAAGCCTACCATTTGTTTTGCAGATAAAACTCTAAACAACGCCGCCCGTGCTCTTCGACTTCTACACATTAATGAGTTGCGTCAGTTACAGACAGACATAAACAATGCAATAGTCTCGGTTCAAACTCTTACTGCCAATCCTAAGACTGATCAGCGTTTGGGTAAAGTTGGAAGAGGATAGTCACAGAAGCAATTGTAACAACTGACTTTTCATTATGCAGCCGATCAAACAGCCCTTCTGGAAGGCAAAGCTTTGGTATTATTGTGTACTGTAGCAACCAAATATGTTCCGTGGTATGGTGATTTTCGTTTTAAGCTCTTTAAGTTGCAACTTTTTGTACTGCAATGTTCTGTACAACCACTTTTTATCAGTgctatgtttgttttaaatactAAGACTGACTgtgttttcttttgctttgttATAGTTCGATTTTCTAAAATCCAAGTTCCATACATGATTAtgtctatactctatactaagcaaacaattttttcaatttatcagtggtttttataaaaactgtCTTTGCTATCTTAGCAAGTGCTTTCCATTTAACTTACACTAGTGCCAATAAAACGCCAGTATTTGCATACGGCTGTTCCAAGCTCTGAATTTATGTGTTCAAATCTTTTAATGCTAGAtctatatattattatttgcCAGTATACTTACTAACATCAATACAGATTATGTTTGGATAGTACTGGATACCTTCCTTTATACTTATAGGAAAGTAGGTTATGCTGGCCAATAATTCTTATTTGGGAGTTACGGTTTTTACTCGGTCATAGGCAACACAAACATTTCagtgaagtaaaattttattgcataaaaGCAATGAGTACATGAGAAAAAGGTTGCCCTTTTTACTAAGCATTAagtaaaatacaaaagaaaatccCCAACTAACAGCTTTCAACAATTCAGCAGACTAAGAAAAATATACCGACAGAACATGGCAATTAGCACTTACAATTAAGACAGTGCTGCATAAAGTGAGGCCCTTAACTAAGGTTTATGTAATTGGAtcgaaatttatgaaaaaaacttaGTTTCTATAACATGTTGAGGAATGTTTTACATGACACAACCCGTTTTACAAAGTTTAATGACCGAAGCCGAGacttataaacaaaaattggaGAAACTAAAATTCTGAAAATAATTGTGAAAACTTTGGGCACCCCTGGATAAAAACATGTAATACTATGTCCCTGTAATTAGTGTCTGATTCTAAAGTTACATAGTAATAACTTTTTACTTGATGCATGTTTACATAGCTGATAACAAAAAGTATTGCAAGgttatattaatatataaaacttttaacttacAAGTACACTTAACTGTTTCTGTATAAGTGCTACATTCAAGACACTTTACCATAAAAAATAAGAATTACGGGTGTAAACAATATAGTTATCACTGAATTTACACACTAACTATTGCAAAatcaatttcaagaaaattttcttgcaaGCCATGCACAATTAGGCAAGGCTGGCCCCATCTGCCAGTTCATTCTGTAAAATTTCACCTCGATCGTGATATAAATTGTCTTGATGAAGATGAGTGTTGGTACGAACTGTTATCTTTTGAAAGTCCCGAATGAAGGTGAAAAAATAAGCCAGAAAAGAAGCTGCCAAGATCCACTCCAGTATGGTACTAGCAAGATGAGCTGCATAACCCTGGTAAAACATCGACCGGTCAGCAATGTTTTTCAGTTGTCATTTCAAAGTAACATTGGCACAATACATACTGGCTGCCCGGGCTTCCAGTGAAACTTAATCACTGCGTTCTTATCTGTACTTGTGATAAATGCTGTTGCTACAAAACCTACATCATATGTAACATTAATCATTTGCTggaaaaactaaaacattgatgaaatgttaaatttttagcaaacaTTATTATAGCATATTTAGATCAATTACCGCCAAGAAGAGC belongs to Clavelina lepadiformis chromosome 6, kaClaLepa1.1, whole genome shotgun sequence and includes:
- the LOC143462524 gene encoding RNA transcription, translation and transport factor protein-like, coding for MFHRKLRALGFPRSNEFNPSNEVEFRKLVVWLEDQKIRHYKIEDRAKLKNIQLETWSSVCNDYLKAICCPFTERLSLTDWLLGYAIRLEYGDNAKQYQDMTGTKVASQRESKQTSSISNIDENNPQFKTGVRNLAKVLNIPLHEDDKITLCAVLLLVEERVSEVGIKHMENKTATKVVPLEQQELGFDTKDKTLNNAARALRLLHINELRQLQTDINNAIVSVQTLTANPKTDQRLGKVGRG